DNA from Streptomyces sp. Edi4:
TGCGAGCTCACCTGGCAGTTGCGGGGCACGGCGGGAGCCCGGCAGGTCCCCGGGGCACGGGTCGGCGTCACCGCGAACCAGGGCCTTTTCGGGCACGGCTCGGCGGTGGTGGTGGTCCGCTGAGGGGCGCGCCACCCCGCCCCGGCCGCTTCCGCTTACGCAGCCCTTCGAACCAGGGGATCCGGGCCAGGGCGCGGGCGTCCGGGGTTCAGGTGGCGGCCGGCTGGCGGGACTTCGCGGACATCGCGAGGGCGTGCTCGACCACGCCCACCAGGATGTCCTTGACCGATTCGCGCTCGCGCGCGTCGCACAGCAGGAGCGGGACTTCGGGGTCGAGGTCGAGGGCCGAGCGCACGGTGTCGGCGGGGTAACGGGTGGCGTCGTCGAAGCAGTTGACGGCGACGGTGAACGGGATGCCGCGCCGCTCGAAGTAGTCGATGCCGGCGAAGCAGTCCTCCAGGCGGCGGGTGTCGGCCAGGACGACCGCGCCGAGCGCCCCCTGCGCCAGCTCGTCCCACAGGAACCAGAACCGGTCCTGGCCCGGCGTCCCGAAGAGGTAGAGCACCAGGTCCTCGCGGAGCGTGATGCGCCCGAAGTCCATGGCCACCGTGGTGGTGCTCTTGGCCTCCACGCCCGCGATGTCGTCGACCGGGCGGCCCGCCTCGCTGAGGCGTTCCTCGGTCCGCAGGGGCCGGATCTCGCTCACCGCGCCGACCAGGGTGGTCTTGCCGACGCCGAATCCGCCCGCGACGAGAATCTTGAGCGTCACCGGATCGACGTGCCGCCTCTTGCGGCTAGAGCGCCCGAAGGCCATTGATCACCTCGCGGAGAAGGGACTCGTCCGGCAGCTCGGCCGGCGGGACGGGTCGGGTTACGTGCACCAGGGCGTCGGCGACGAGATCGCCGACCAGCACCCGGACCACCCCGACCGGGAGGTCGAGGCCTGCCGCGAGTTCGGCGATCGACTGCGGTGCGTCGCCGCAGCGTTCGACGATCTCGACGTGTTCCGGGGAGAGCGTCTGGTCGCGGCCCGGGTCGTCGGCGGCGGGTTCCGGGACGACCACGGCGATCAGGTCGAGGCGGTGCTGGCCGGCGCTGGTGGTGCGCCCGCGCGTCATGGCGTACGGCCGCACCACGGGCCCCGCGTCGTCGTCGAACCAGTGGAGCGGGCGGCCGGGGACCGCCGACGGGTCCCCGGTCCCGCTC
Protein-coding regions in this window:
- a CDS encoding ATP/GTP-binding protein, whose amino-acid sequence is MAFGRSSRKRRHVDPVTLKILVAGGFGVGKTTLVGAVSEIRPLRTEERLSEAGRPVDDIAGVEAKSTTTVAMDFGRITLREDLVLYLFGTPGQDRFWFLWDELAQGALGAVVLADTRRLEDCFAGIDYFERRGIPFTVAVNCFDDATRYPADTVRSALDLDPEVPLLLCDARERESVKDILVGVVEHALAMSAKSRQPAAT
- a CDS encoding DUF742 domain-containing protein; this translates as MRDTDRRAGSGTGDPSAVPGRPLHWFDDDAGPVVRPYAMTRGRTTSAGQHRLDLIAVVVPEPAADDPGRDQTLSPEHVEIVERCGDAPQSIAELAAGLDLPVGVVRVLVGDLVADALVHVTRPVPPAELPDESLLREVINGLRAL